From Permianibacter aggregans, a single genomic window includes:
- a CDS encoding MucB/RseB C-terminal domain-containing protein: MRRWLLIAGLGFAASLAANEPDPKALLDRMARAFRELNYDISFVYIRDNQVEPMRFVHAYEEGRERSRLVHLNGDAREIIRDDDTITAYLADAKPIMVDKAGSIPFTRSLLDNLARIKDSYRLSLGERERIAGRSAQELVIMSPNNDRYGYRIWIDQETGLLLRSELVSDTRQIIEQWQVVNFTANQPIADVELQVSADINPATGVRVLPVAAINSDETVSPFTVDYLPSGFVLRSQQLQRKPGVDEPIHHLLFSDGMAAISVYISKTPAGIRSAERVWRRGGMTIVEKADSERRVTVVGEIPSSTARKIAMSVRASGEPL; this comes from the coding sequence ATGCGTCGTTGGTTGCTGATTGCCGGTCTGGGCTTCGCTGCCAGTTTGGCGGCGAACGAGCCGGACCCGAAAGCCTTGCTGGACCGGATGGCTCGAGCCTTCCGTGAACTGAATTACGATATTTCCTTTGTCTACATTCGCGACAACCAGGTCGAACCGATGCGGTTCGTGCATGCCTATGAAGAGGGCCGCGAACGCTCGCGTCTGGTGCACCTGAATGGCGATGCCCGCGAAATCATTCGCGATGACGACACGATTACTGCTTATCTCGCTGACGCCAAGCCAATCATGGTTGACAAGGCTGGCTCGATTCCGTTTACCCGCAGCCTGCTCGACAACTTGGCCCGGATAAAGGACTCCTACCGTTTGAGTCTTGGGGAACGCGAGCGCATTGCCGGTCGCAGCGCCCAGGAACTGGTGATCATGTCACCGAACAACGACCGCTACGGCTACCGGATTTGGATTGATCAGGAAACGGGTTTGCTGCTGCGCTCGGAACTGGTCAGCGATACCCGGCAAATCATCGAGCAATGGCAGGTGGTCAATTTCACCGCCAATCAGCCGATTGCCGATGTCGAGCTTCAAGTCAGCGCCGATATCAATCCGGCAACCGGTGTGCGGGTGCTGCCGGTCGCGGCGATCAACTCGGATGAAACGGTGTCGCCGTTTACCGTCGATTATCTGCCGTCGGGGTTCGTATTGCGCAGTCAACAATTGCAGCGTAAGCCGGGCGTTGATGAACCGATTCACCACTTGCTGTTCTCCGATGGCATGGCGGCGATTTCGGTTTACATCAGCAAAACGCCGGCCGGTATTCGCTCGGCCGAACGGGTCTGGCGCCGCGGCGGCATGACCATTGTCGAAAAGGCCGACAGCGAACGACGGGTTACTGTGGTCGGTGAAATCCCCAGCAGCACCGCCCGCAAAATCGCCATGTCGGTGCGCGCCAGCGGAGAGCCGCTGTGA
- a CDS encoding SoxR reducing system RseC family protein, with amino-acid sequence MIEQSVLVVETGAGYVRVRAQNQSECARCAEGNGCGGATFARLFGDKITELAVPCDEPFEVGDRVQLGVEESFLVRASLRQYGLPLLMVLLMALLGSVLRLAEWQIVLLSLLALLTSVFYTRLRALEYERAVHILGKSSDPDCGLARSL; translated from the coding sequence GTGATCGAACAATCCGTTCTGGTCGTCGAGACCGGAGCGGGTTATGTCCGGGTCCGGGCCCAGAACCAGAGTGAATGTGCGCGCTGCGCCGAAGGCAATGGCTGTGGTGGCGCCACGTTCGCGCGTTTGTTTGGCGACAAAATCACTGAGCTGGCGGTGCCTTGCGATGAGCCATTCGAGGTTGGTGATCGGGTGCAGCTCGGCGTCGAAGAATCCTTTCTGGTGCGCGCCAGTTTGCGTCAGTACGGTTTGCCGTTGTTGATGGTGTTACTGATGGCGTTGCTTGGTTCTGTGTTGCGGCTAGCCGAATGGCAAATCGTGCTGCTGTCGTTGTTGGCGCTGCTGACCAGCGTGTTTTATACCCGTCTTCGCGCCCTTGAATATGAGCGGGCTGTCCATATTCTGGGTAAGTCTTCAGATCCCGATTGTGGTTTGGCGCGATCGCTCTGA